A region from the Chloroflexota bacterium genome encodes:
- a CDS encoding endonuclease/exonuclease/phosphatase family protein gives MRHRSADGSPAKLRIAMWNVWGFSWEWERRRPLVAAELADLEPDVVMLHEARSARRPWEAGRSVPEQVADDTGIPLVEWIDAPTADPSARMGPALLARVPPAGTSRLRLADRDSVPDLGFHEPWLLTAQWELGGFRATVASTHLPMSSLPAAQRVAVPELAEALASLSKESDLLVLMGDLNVQSHSSLLFSLMQTAGLESVPSLATAPPTWPTSSAMFNRWAVDSGYRRWAHHPEAQPIRIDYVLVHRRDSTPLHIVDQGRFGTGHRTDGLFASDHWGLWVDLAIA, from the coding sequence GTGCGGCATCGCTCCGCCGATGGATCGCCGGCCAAACTGCGCATCGCCATGTGGAACGTCTGGGGCTTCTCCTGGGAGTGGGAGCGCCGGCGCCCGCTCGTTGCCGCGGAGCTTGCCGACCTCGAGCCGGACGTGGTCATGCTTCACGAAGCGCGCTCCGCCAGACGCCCCTGGGAAGCCGGACGGTCGGTGCCGGAGCAGGTCGCCGACGACACCGGCATCCCCCTCGTCGAGTGGATCGACGCACCGACCGCCGACCCATCCGCGCGGATGGGTCCGGCCCTGCTGGCGCGCGTCCCGCCGGCCGGCACGTCGCGGCTGCGTCTGGCCGACCGCGACTCCGTTCCCGACCTCGGCTTCCACGAACCCTGGCTGCTCACTGCGCAGTGGGAGCTCGGTGGATTCCGGGCCACGGTGGCATCCACGCATCTGCCGATGTCATCGTTGCCCGCCGCCCAGCGGGTTGCCGTGCCTGAGCTGGCCGAGGCCTTGGCCTCGCTGTCAAAGGAGTCGGATCTGCTCGTGCTGATGGGCGACTTGAACGTGCAGTCGCACAGCTCGCTGCTGTTCAGTCTCATGCAGACCGCGGGACTCGAGTCTGTACCTTCCCTTGCCACGGCGCCGCCCACCTGGCCCACCAGTTCGGCCATGTTCAACCGGTGGGCCGTGGACTCCGGGTATCGCCGGTGGGCGCACCATCCCGAGGCGCAGCCGATTCGCATCGACTACGTCCTGGTTCACCGCCGCGACTCCACACCGCTCCACATCGTGGACCAAGGTCGATTCGGCACGGGGCATCGCACGGACGGTCTGTTCGCGTCCGATCACTGGGGCCTCTGGGTCGACCTCGCCATCGCCTGA
- the fdhF gene encoding formate dehydrogenase subunit alpha, translated as MPIEDISLTIDGRLVSVPAGATLLDAASAAGVEVPTLCFHPNMAASANCRLCVVEQSLSPDGSHAEPPPGAPDRQASKLLPSCRAKAEPGQVVYTSSHNVLASRRGSLRLLLGGVDLSEAPELEDLCAEYGLAVGTAAEREPFPIYVDNPYYIRDYNKCVMCWRCVDVCGDQVQFTFAIEPAERGFEVRVGTSEYDGMMDTTCVYCGNCVQVCPSGALKGRAHWEAERRGRLTDDRVVETTCSFCGVGCGLTAHVRDGAITHVDSPDDHPVNQGWLCVKGRYGWDYAQHEDRLTHPLIRVGARGEGRWRRASWDEALDLTAERLAHHRDSQGPGSVAVYASSKCTNEENYLLQKFTRAALHTNNIDNCTRLCHASSVAALDIALGTGAFTNSLDEIAENDVIFVTGSNTTETHPITALKMKAAVRDGARLIVADPRAIELTRWADVHLQFRTGTDVPMYNALLHVVIRDGLVDEDFVALRVNDFDAVAESVRTWTPERQEALTGIPAAEIERAAHIIGESGKTSFYWGVGISEQTHGTDACLTLINLCLATGNVGRRGTGLNPLRGQNNVQGTSDVGAIPMYFTDYRSVEDPGVRGVFEKAWEVTLPSAQGLTTMEIADAVGRGDLRAMFIMGENPLMSDPDLNAAREHFNHIDFLAVQDIFMTETAQIADVVLPAASWAEKDGTFTNTDRRVQRVRPILDPPGEARQDWEIVLDLSQRMGYDPGLSTPAEIFDEIARLTPSHAGLSHARLDREGGLRWPCLDDADPGALWLFGDRFPTSDGKATMTPIDWTENVEIPDAEYPFIFNTGRVLYHWHTGSVSRRSRLDDAYPEPLVEVSPEDADRLGIPKSGLVRVSSRRGSLEARAWITRRVPPGTVYMGWHFVEAAANLLTINALDPISKIPEYKICACKIEVLESEPSRQSRSLTSAQA; from the coding sequence GTGCCGATCGAAGACATCAGCCTCACGATTGACGGGCGACTTGTGTCGGTGCCGGCTGGCGCCACGCTGCTGGATGCGGCATCCGCGGCCGGCGTCGAGGTCCCCACGCTCTGCTTTCACCCCAACATGGCGGCCTCGGCCAACTGCCGCCTGTGTGTCGTGGAACAGTCGCTCAGCCCTGACGGCTCCCACGCCGAACCCCCGCCCGGCGCCCCCGACCGCCAAGCGTCGAAGCTGTTGCCGTCCTGTCGCGCCAAGGCCGAGCCGGGCCAGGTCGTCTACACGAGCAGCCACAACGTGCTCGCGTCGCGCCGCGGTTCCCTGCGACTGCTCCTCGGCGGCGTCGACCTCAGCGAAGCGCCGGAGCTGGAGGACCTCTGCGCCGAATATGGCCTCGCCGTCGGCACCGCCGCCGAGCGCGAGCCCTTTCCGATCTACGTCGACAACCCCTACTACATCCGCGACTACAACAAGTGCGTCATGTGCTGGCGCTGTGTGGACGTCTGCGGCGACCAGGTGCAGTTCACCTTCGCCATCGAGCCGGCCGAGCGTGGGTTCGAGGTCCGCGTGGGCACCTCCGAGTACGACGGCATGATGGACACCACCTGCGTCTACTGCGGCAACTGCGTCCAGGTGTGCCCCAGCGGCGCCCTCAAGGGCCGCGCCCACTGGGAAGCCGAGCGGCGCGGCCGGCTCACCGACGATCGCGTCGTCGAGACCACCTGCTCCTTCTGCGGCGTCGGCTGTGGCCTCACCGCCCACGTCCGCGATGGGGCAATCACCCACGTGGATTCGCCCGACGATCACCCGGTCAACCAGGGCTGGCTCTGCGTCAAGGGCCGCTACGGCTGGGACTACGCGCAGCATGAAGACCGGCTCACGCATCCCCTCATTCGGGTTGGCGCACGCGGCGAGGGCCGTTGGCGGCGCGCGAGCTGGGACGAGGCGCTCGATCTGACCGCCGAGCGGCTGGCGCACCACCGCGACTCGCAGGGACCCGGCTCGGTGGCGGTCTACGCCTCCTCCAAGTGCACCAACGAGGAGAACTACCTGCTCCAGAAGTTCACCCGCGCGGCCCTGCACACCAACAACATCGACAACTGCACTCGGCTCTGCCACGCCTCGTCCGTCGCGGCGCTCGACATTGCCCTCGGAACCGGCGCGTTCACCAATTCACTTGATGAGATCGCCGAGAACGACGTGATCTTCGTCACTGGCTCGAACACCACCGAAACTCACCCCATCACGGCCCTCAAGATGAAGGCCGCCGTGCGTGACGGGGCACGGCTGATCGTGGCCGACCCGCGTGCCATCGAGCTCACCCGCTGGGCCGACGTGCACCTCCAGTTCCGCACCGGCACCGACGTGCCCATGTACAACGCCCTGCTCCATGTGGTGATCCGCGATGGGCTGGTCGACGAGGACTTCGTAGCGTTGCGGGTCAACGATTTTGATGCCGTCGCTGAGTCGGTGCGCACCTGGACGCCCGAGCGTCAAGAAGCGCTCACCGGCATACCGGCGGCTGAAATCGAGCGCGCCGCCCACATCATTGGCGAATCTGGCAAGACGTCGTTCTACTGGGGCGTCGGCATTTCCGAGCAGACGCATGGCACCGACGCCTGCCTCACGCTCATCAATCTCTGTTTGGCCACGGGGAACGTCGGCCGGCGCGGAACGGGACTCAATCCGCTGCGCGGGCAAAACAACGTCCAAGGCACCAGCGACGTGGGCGCAATTCCGATGTACTTCACGGACTACCGCTCGGTCGAGGATCCTGGAGTTCGCGGCGTGTTCGAGAAGGCCTGGGAAGTCACGCTGCCGTCGGCCCAGGGCCTCACCACCATGGAAATCGCCGATGCCGTGGGGCGCGGAGATCTGCGGGCCATGTTCATCATGGGTGAGAACCCGCTCATGTCGGACCCTGACCTCAACGCCGCTCGCGAGCACTTCAACCACATCGACTTTCTGGCGGTGCAGGACATCTTCATGACCGAGACGGCGCAAATCGCCGACGTCGTGCTCCCCGCCGCCAGCTGGGCCGAGAAAGACGGCACCTTCACCAACACCGATCGGCGCGTGCAACGGGTTCGGCCCATCCTCGACCCGCCCGGCGAGGCGCGGCAGGACTGGGAAATCGTCTTAGACCTCTCCCAGCGGATGGGCTACGACCCCGGATTGAGCACACCGGCGGAGATCTTTGATGAGATTGCGCGGCTCACGCCCAGCCACGCCGGGCTCAGCCACGCCCGGCTCGACCGCGAGGGCGGCCTCCGCTGGCCGTGCCTCGACGACGCCGACCCCGGCGCACTGTGGCTATTCGGCGACCGCTTCCCCACCAGCGACGGCAAGGCCACCATGACGCCCATCGACTGGACTGAAAACGTGGAGATTCCCGACGCGGAGTATCCCTTCATCTTCAATACCGGTCGGGTGCTCTACCACTGGCACACCGGCTCGGTCAGCCGCCGCTCCCGGCTCGACGACGCCTATCCCGAGCCGCTGGTGGAGGTGTCGCCCGAGGACGCCGACCGTCTCGGTATTCCCAAGAGCGGGCTGGTGCGCGTCAGCAGCCGCCGCGGCAGCCTCGAGGCCCGCGCCTGGATCACCCGCCGCGTCCCGCCGGGCACCGTCTACATGGGTTGGCATTTCGTCGAAGCCGCTGCCAACTTGCTCACCATCAACGCCCTCGACCCGATTTCCAAGATCCCCGAATACAAGATCTGCGCCTGCAAGATCGAGGTGTTGGAGTCAGAACCCAGCCGCCAATCTCGCTCGCTGACCAGCGCCCAGGCCTAG
- a CDS encoding sialidase family protein, protein MLLLERHSFGESIDRVALLPDGRFVSWTTEGPGFYIGLETGIFHDPWARQDLIIRYGSFADGTVTWDAPQRVMELPIGFGYWGSGPILVDRDGAIHLFGKRVLIWPEDIERPGRDELRCDVYHVVSRDGGASWEGPQRIDYGHPYTGALRQAAQIDNGRMLLPLEYYDWDQTEGMYCCKTCYSDDGGRTWHNDSTDLHVASGGRHSHSGANEPTVAQLGDGRIYKIIRTPARWQYESYSDDGRTWSEPKRSRFKSANSPGYLLRLRDGRLLFTWNNTQGPPFGGERKEVYSSRHVVNVAVSHDDGRTWHGYREYARQALPELLNDQVSYPRMLELPDGRVLMMFNHITDAWMHVVTDYVVLDPDWLDETEDHDDFEHGLDGWSTNGTAGASVVDADGGRVLRLRHTGELPLGVERNFPIGARGTLSFEARRDEGSAGVDVVLDETFWRPDDRRPDAAVELALDAETLPAGAWTPVTFRWDIAARTATATVGGTECTLPIREGRLGLSYLTLHGRATAAEGAATDVRRLRVQVQNA, encoded by the coding sequence GTGCTGCTACTCGAACGACACTCATTCGGCGAATCGATCGACCGGGTGGCGCTGCTGCCCGACGGTCGCTTCGTCAGCTGGACAACCGAAGGCCCCGGCTTCTACATCGGGCTCGAAACCGGCATCTTCCACGACCCGTGGGCGCGGCAGGACCTCATCATCCGCTACGGGAGCTTCGCCGACGGCACGGTCACCTGGGACGCGCCGCAGCGCGTGATGGAGCTTCCCATTGGCTTCGGCTATTGGGGCAGCGGCCCGATCCTGGTGGACCGCGACGGCGCCATCCACCTCTTTGGCAAGCGCGTCCTCATTTGGCCCGAGGACATCGAGCGCCCCGGACGCGACGAGCTGCGCTGCGACGTCTATCACGTCGTATCGCGCGACGGCGGCGCCAGCTGGGAAGGGCCCCAGCGCATCGACTACGGCCACCCCTATACCGGGGCGCTGCGTCAGGCGGCGCAAATCGACAACGGTCGGATGTTGCTGCCGCTGGAGTACTACGACTGGGACCAGACGGAAGGCATGTATTGCTGTAAGACCTGCTATTCGGACGACGGCGGGCGCACCTGGCACAACGACTCGACCGACCTGCACGTGGCCTCGGGGGGACGGCACAGCCACTCCGGCGCCAACGAGCCCACCGTGGCTCAACTGGGCGACGGGCGCATCTACAAGATCATCCGCACACCGGCCCGGTGGCAGTACGAGTCGTACTCCGACGACGGCCGGACCTGGTCGGAGCCGAAGCGCAGTCGGTTCAAATCGGCCAATTCTCCGGGCTACCTCTTGCGCCTGCGAGACGGACGGCTGTTGTTTACCTGGAACAACACCCAGGGGCCGCCGTTCGGCGGCGAGCGCAAGGAGGTCTACTCCTCGCGGCACGTGGTCAACGTCGCGGTCTCGCACGACGACGGGCGAACCTGGCACGGCTACCGGGAGTACGCCCGGCAGGCGCTGCCCGAGCTGCTCAACGACCAGGTCAGCTACCCGCGCATGCTGGAGCTGCCGGACGGTCGCGTGCTGATGATGTTCAACCACATCACCGACGCCTGGATGCACGTGGTCACGGACTACGTGGTCCTGGACCCCGACTGGCTCGACGAGACCGAGGACCACGACGACTTCGAGCACGGACTGGATGGGTGGTCCACGAACGGCACCGCCGGCGCATCGGTGGTGGACGCGGACGGCGGGCGCGTGCTGCGCCTGCGGCACACCGGCGAGTTGCCGCTTGGCGTCGAGCGCAACTTTCCCATTGGCGCCCGCGGAACGCTGTCGTTCGAGGCGCGCCGGGACGAGGGCTCGGCCGGCGTCGACGTGGTGCTCGACGAGACCTTCTGGCGGCCCGACGACCGGCGCCCCGATGCGGCGGTGGAGCTTGCGCTGGACGCGGAAACGCTGCCCGCCGGCGCCTGGACGCCAGTGACGTTTCGCTGGGACATCGCGGCCCGCACGGCGACCGCGACGGTCGGAGGAACCGAGTGCACCCTGCCGATCCGGGAAGGGCGTTTGGGCCTGAGCTACCTCACGCTGCACGGTCGGGCGACGGCCGCTGAAGGCGCGGCGACCGACGTGCGCAGGCTGCGCGTGCAGGTGCAGAACGCCTGA
- a CDS encoding DUF2867 domain-containing protein, which produces MQVGRQTILVTGATGYIGGRLVPRLVGSGRRVRVLVRSRSPVAARAWQSQVEVAVGDVLDAQALSEALAGVDTAYYLVHSMSSGADFHERDMQAARAFGRAAKAAGVNRIIYLGGLGDPASKLSRHLRSRQSTGQALRESGVPVTEFRAAVIVGAGSISFEMIRYLVERLPVMICPKWIYSHIQPIAVDDLLVYLVSALDAPESQGQIVEIGGKDVVTYRGMMLGYARARGLRRLLVPVPVLTPRLSAYWVHWITPIHAGISSALIEGLHNDVVVTNDSARELFPDVDPMDYSGAIARVVDDLDAGRIDTSWSDALGAPAWREQPVGLESRHGMIIERRRMRVSAPAQEVYRVFTGIGGGRGWYFATWTWRLRGALDRMLGGVGLRRGRRHPDHLRIGDALDFWRVEDLQADRSVRLRAEMKLPGRAWLQFEAREAGDGTSHLEQTAAFIPKGLPGLAYWYGLYPLHRWIFGGLIRAIARRAERV; this is translated from the coding sequence ATGCAAGTGGGCCGCCAGACAATCCTCGTCACCGGCGCGACGGGGTATATCGGCGGGCGGTTGGTGCCGCGGCTGGTCGGGTCGGGTCGTCGGGTTCGGGTGCTAGTCCGCAGCCGGTCGCCGGTGGCCGCCCGTGCCTGGCAGTCGCAGGTCGAGGTGGCGGTGGGCGATGTGCTGGACGCGCAGGCGTTGTCGGAGGCGCTGGCGGGGGTCGACACGGCCTACTACCTGGTTCACAGCATGTCGAGCGGCGCCGATTTCCACGAGCGGGACATGCAGGCCGCTCGCGCGTTCGGCAGGGCCGCGAAGGCCGCGGGCGTCAACCGGATCATCTACCTGGGGGGTCTGGGAGATCCGGCGTCGAAGCTTTCCCGCCATTTGCGATCCCGGCAATCCACGGGCCAGGCGCTGCGAGAGAGTGGCGTGCCGGTCACCGAGTTCCGGGCGGCCGTGATCGTCGGCGCGGGCAGCATCTCCTTCGAGATGATTCGCTACCTGGTCGAGCGGCTGCCGGTGATGATCTGCCCGAAGTGGATCTATTCGCACATCCAGCCCATCGCCGTCGACGATCTCCTGGTGTACCTGGTGTCGGCCCTCGATGCGCCGGAAAGCCAAGGGCAGATCGTCGAGATCGGCGGGAAGGACGTGGTCACCTACCGGGGCATGATGCTGGGCTATGCCCGGGCGCGGGGGCTCAGACGGCTATTGGTGCCGGTACCGGTGCTGACGCCGCGCCTGTCCGCCTATTGGGTGCATTGGATCACCCCGATTCATGCGGGAATCAGCTCGGCGCTGATCGAGGGCCTGCACAACGACGTGGTGGTGACCAACGATTCGGCCCGAGAGCTCTTTCCAGACGTGGATCCGATGGACTATTCCGGAGCGATTGCCCGCGTGGTCGACGATCTCGACGCGGGGCGGATCGACACGTCGTGGAGCGACGCCCTGGGCGCGCCGGCGTGGCGCGAGCAACCCGTGGGGCTGGAGTCGCGTCACGGGATGATCATCGAGCGCCGCCGCATGCGGGTGTCGGCGCCGGCGCAAGAGGTGTACCGGGTGTTCACCGGCATCGGCGGCGGACGCGGCTGGTATTTCGCCACCTGGACCTGGCGGCTGCGTGGAGCGTTGGACCGCATGCTGGGCGGCGTCGGTCTACGCCGGGGGCGGCGCCATCCCGACCACCTGCGCATCGGCGACGCGCTGGACTTCTGGCGGGTCGAGGACCTGCAGGCCGATCGCTCGGTTCGCCTGCGCGCGGAGATGAAGCTCCCGGGCCGAGCCTGGCTCCAGTTCGAGGCGCGTGAAGCCGGGGACGGCACGTCTCACCTGGAGCAAACGGCGGCGTTCATTCCCAAGGGCCTGCCGGGATTGGCGTACTGGTATGGCTTGTATCCGCTTCATCGCTGGATCTTCGGCGGGCTGATCAGGGCAATCGCCCGCCGCGCCGAGCGGGTGTGA
- a CDS encoding HIT family protein → MPRLTVSHAPPGYDCPFCAIAAGAESEFTAWRDAHVVVQISRRHSPHNSQGGNALVIPLAHYENLYALPDDLASRIAQVARRVAIAMRTGYPCDGVTVRQNNEPAGGQDVWHLHTHVIPRHLGDGATKSRGRRADDAERARYAALLRRSLAALDRTPGLS, encoded by the coding sequence ATGCCGCGGTTGACCGTCTCACACGCCCCGCCCGGCTACGACTGCCCCTTCTGCGCCATTGCGGCAGGCGCCGAATCGGAGTTCACCGCCTGGCGTGACGCCCACGTCGTGGTGCAAATCTCGAGACGCCATAGCCCGCACAATTCGCAAGGCGGAAACGCGCTCGTGATCCCGCTGGCGCACTACGAAAACCTCTACGCGCTTCCGGACGACTTGGCGAGCCGCATTGCCCAAGTGGCGCGCCGCGTCGCCATCGCCATGCGCACCGGATATCCCTGCGACGGCGTGACCGTGCGCCAAAACAACGAGCCGGCCGGCGGCCAGGACGTTTGGCACCTGCACACGCACGTGATCCCGCGCCACCTGGGCGACGGCGCGACCAAATCGCGCGGCCGGCGCGCGGACGACGCCGAGCGTGCTCGCTACGCGGCTCTCCTGCGCCGCAGCCTCGCCGCCCTCGACCGTACGCCCGGCCTGTCCTGA
- a CDS encoding DUF4395 family protein: MTPEGRPPDAPGGVSTGDRAERRFHQGVLATWYALGIVVASTAVGPWIILIGVLVQLSGSVNSRLSLPRALHWWLIAPARRQRASEPRAAFDRADALTGTVALAGSVFVFAGNHPLGWTLVGVSIVSLALDAALDCGPLRSLADLLARLAAKRP, translated from the coding sequence TTGACGCCCGAAGGACGGCCGCCCGACGCGCCTGGCGGCGTCTCGACCGGCGACCGGGCCGAGCGCCGCTTTCACCAGGGCGTGCTGGCGACGTGGTATGCGCTCGGCATCGTCGTGGCGAGCACCGCGGTCGGGCCGTGGATCATCTTGATCGGCGTGCTTGTCCAACTGTCGGGATCGGTGAATTCGCGCCTGAGCTTGCCGCGCGCCCTGCACTGGTGGCTCATCGCGCCCGCGCGGCGCCAACGCGCGTCTGAACCTCGAGCGGCGTTCGATCGCGCCGATGCCTTGACCGGTACCGTGGCGCTGGCCGGGTCGGTGTTTGTGTTCGCGGGCAACCATCCGCTCGGGTGGACGCTCGTCGGTGTGTCCATCGTCTCGCTGGCGCTCGACGCGGCGCTCGACTGTGGGCCGCTGCGGAGCCTCGCCGACTTGCTGGCACGCCTGGCCGCAAAACGCCCCTAG
- the phnD gene encoding phosphate/phosphite/phosphonate ABC transporter substrate-binding protein, protein MGVVLALALPAVFMACGPDTATPTEAPAAFGEATVDRTGWPAKVRLGLIPTEANVIADWTPVVEHLEARLELEVEVFVGADYTATITAARNGDVDIVQLGPTSYVKAREQGADIEPVVRWINEDSGIAGYNSLLITHKNSGITTIENARGRTFAFNDPESTSGFLVPTVFFLERNIDPESYFSDVSFAGSHEATALAVVNGTVDLASNNNETLPRLFETGKLNEDDLRIIWTSALIPTDPISVQNSLPASFHTAVKEAFLSFDDPAALGVLRIQGWIPTEDGDYDVVRTLEATRAQLASVN, encoded by the coding sequence TTGGGCGTAGTCCTCGCGCTGGCCCTTCCCGCAGTCTTCATGGCCTGCGGCCCAGATACCGCGACACCGACGGAAGCGCCAGCAGCCTTTGGCGAGGCCACGGTCGATCGGACGGGCTGGCCGGCGAAGGTCCGGCTGGGTCTGATTCCCACCGAAGCCAACGTCATCGCCGACTGGACCCCGGTGGTGGAACATCTGGAGGCTCGGCTTGAATTGGAGGTGGAAGTATTCGTAGGCGCCGACTACACCGCCACCATCACGGCCGCCAGGAACGGCGACGTCGACATCGTGCAGCTGGGCCCTACGTCCTACGTCAAGGCCCGCGAACAGGGTGCCGATATCGAGCCGGTGGTCAGGTGGATTAACGAGGACAGCGGGATCGCTGGCTATAACAGCCTGCTCATCACCCACAAAAACAGCGGCATCACGACCATCGAAAACGCGCGGGGCCGTACGTTTGCCTTCAACGATCCCGAGTCCACGTCGGGTTTCCTGGTTCCCACGGTGTTTTTTCTGGAACGGAACATCGACCCCGAGTCCTATTTCAGCGACGTGTCATTCGCGGGTTCCCACGAAGCTACGGCTCTGGCCGTGGTCAACGGCACCGTTGACCTGGCCTCCAACAACAACGAGACCCTGCCGCGACTCTTTGAGACAGGCAAACTAAACGAGGACGACCTACGGATCATCTGGACGTCCGCACTGATTCCCACCGACCCCATTTCGGTGCAGAACAGCCTGCCCGCGAGCTTCCACACTGCGGTCAAAGAAGCCTTCCTGAGTTTCGACGACCCGGCGGCTCTCGGCGTGCTGCGGATTCAAGGCTGGATCCCTACCGAGGACGGAGACTACGACGTCGTCCGTACGCTCGAGGCCACCAGGGCGCAATTGGCCAGCGTCAACTAG
- a CDS encoding sialidase family protein gives MDEIQDLFVSGRHGYHTFRIPALAVSTAGTVLAFAEGRRNSRADTGDIDTVLRRRERGAADFDAMRVVVSGGGDVAGNPAPVVDRDTGRITLLFCRNPHDGPEDLVWQDKAQRTVWQTHSDDDGKTWASPREITSAVKRPGWTWYATGPCHGIQLHSGRFVIPCDHGVGVQHERYVDWCRSHLLLSDDGGASWRIGATTGDGTNECVVVELDDGSLYLNRRCDRRDEQPLYRRRYARSVDGGESFSEDDWHHDLIDPHCQASAVRAGGPGTPLVFANAASEARERLTVRRSDDGGRTWSSGLVVHPGPSAYSDLCDLGDGTVGLIYESGDEMTYERLRWTRLSVDELGGG, from the coding sequence ATGGACGAAATTCAAGACCTATTCGTATCCGGACGGCACGGCTATCACACCTTCCGCATTCCGGCCCTGGCGGTTTCCACCGCCGGCACCGTGCTGGCCTTTGCCGAGGGACGCCGCAATAGTCGGGCCGACACCGGCGACATAGACACCGTCCTGCGCCGGCGCGAGCGCGGCGCCGCCGACTTCGACGCCATGCGCGTCGTCGTTTCGGGCGGCGGCGACGTCGCCGGCAACCCGGCGCCCGTGGTGGATCGCGACACCGGGCGCATCACGCTGCTCTTCTGCCGCAATCCCCACGACGGCCCAGAGGACCTTGTCTGGCAGGACAAAGCCCAGCGCACCGTCTGGCAGACTCACAGCGACGACGACGGGAAAACGTGGGCATCACCCCGCGAGATCACTAGCGCGGTCAAGCGGCCCGGCTGGACCTGGTACGCCACGGGACCGTGTCATGGCATCCAACTGCACAGCGGACGATTCGTCATCCCCTGCGATCACGGCGTCGGCGTGCAGCACGAGCGCTATGTCGACTGGTGCCGCTCTCACCTGCTGCTGAGCGATGACGGCGGCGCCTCCTGGCGCATCGGCGCAACCACCGGCGACGGCACAAACGAGTGCGTGGTCGTGGAGCTGGACGACGGCAGCCTCTATCTCAACCGTCGCTGCGACCGGCGCGATGAGCAGCCGCTCTACCGCCGGCGCTACGCGCGCAGCGTGGACGGCGGCGAGTCGTTTAGCGAGGATGACTGGCACCACGACCTCATCGACCCCCACTGCCAGGCCTCGGCGGTTCGCGCGGGCGGTCCCGGCACGCCGCTCGTCTTCGCCAACGCCGCCAGCGAGGCCCGCGAGCGGCTCACCGTGCGACGCAGCGACGACGGCGGACGCACCTGGTCGAGCGGGCTCGTCGTGCATCCCGGACCCTCCGCCTACTCCGACCTCTGCGACCTGGGCGACGGCACGGTTGGACTGATCTACGAGAGCGGCGACGAGATGACCTACGAGCGCCTCCGCTGGACGCGACTCAGCGTTGACGAGTTGGGCGGCGGCTAG
- a CDS encoding mechanosensitive ion channel codes for MWQQTLDVLNAPITEIDGKILTPLGVIQIVIILAITIIALLPLRRLLRRSLSERLNTDERASAWIVRLTTWLVVLVGIYVALTSVGFNLNVLLAIIGGLSVGIAFGTQDIARNLISGVIVSAKRRIGVGAEIEIRGFRGFVEEVGPRSVRLRLPDGRRVLLASVDFMAQPVTLHAPPAETDEAEQNE; via the coding sequence ATGTGGCAGCAAACCTTGGACGTGCTCAACGCACCGATCACGGAAATCGACGGCAAGATCCTGACGCCGCTCGGCGTCATCCAGATCGTAATCATCCTCGCGATCACCATCATTGCGCTGCTGCCGTTGCGGCGGCTCCTGCGCCGGTCCTTGAGCGAGCGGCTGAACACCGACGAACGGGCCTCGGCGTGGATCGTACGCCTTACGACCTGGCTGGTGGTGCTGGTTGGAATCTACGTCGCCCTCACGTCCGTCGGCTTCAACCTCAACGTGCTGCTGGCGATCATCGGCGGACTGTCGGTCGGCATCGCCTTCGGCACCCAGGACATCGCGCGGAATCTGATTTCGGGCGTCATTGTTTCGGCGAAGCGGCGGATTGGCGTCGGAGCCGAGATCGAGATCCGCGGCTTTCGCGGGTTTGTGGAAGAGGTCGGTCCCCGGTCGGTTCGCCTGCGCCTGCCCGACGGTCGCCGTGTGCTGCTGGCGAGCGTTGACTTCATGGCGCAGCCGGTGACGCTGCACGCGCCGCCGGCGGAAACGGACGAGGCCGAGCAGAACGAATGA